In Zingiber officinale cultivar Zhangliang chromosome 3B, Zo_v1.1, whole genome shotgun sequence, a single window of DNA contains:
- the LOC121968106 gene encoding TPD1 protein homolog 1-like, producing the protein MESSRSTGVAAFFFYSLLFLRIRATASVHSEGLTREAFANGDIAAAAGQFAEIDSSVEERMGEEGVCSKEDILLYQGATAPLPNGIPTYTVQILNTCDVGGCGVGDIHVRCGWFSSARLINPRVFRRLRFDDCLVNDGTAIAPGGSVSFQYANSYPYPLSVASGACG; encoded by the exons ATGGAATCATCCCGCTCGACGGGCGTCGCCGCCTTCTTCTTTTACTCTCTACTTTTTCTCA GGATACGAGCGACAGCGTCCGTACACTCGGAAGGTCTAACTAGGGAGGCATTTGCAAACG GAGACATCGCCGCCGCGGCTGGCCAGTTCGCCGAGATCGATTCCTCGGTGGAGGAGCGGATGGGGGAAGAAGGGGTCTGTTCGAAAGAGGACATATTGCTGTACCAGGGGGCGACGGCGCCGCTGCCTAACGGGATACCGACGTACACGGTGCAGATCCTGAACACGTGCGACGTCGGCGGGTGCGGCGTGGGCGACATCCACGTGCGGTGCGGTTGGTTCAGCTCCGCCCGCCTCATCAACCCCCGCGTCTTCCGGAGGCTTCGCTTCGACGACTGCCTCGTCAATGACGGCACCGCCATTGCGCCCGGCGGCTCCGTCTCCTTCCAGTACGCGAACTCCTATCCCTACCCGCTCTCGGTTGCCTCTGGCGCCTGCGGATGA
- the LOC122054719 gene encoding coatomer subunit gamma-2-like: MYGERQDSSLPLRLRGLSHLHKTPHSIDRSPVVLSSHFPSLPSSSIPSDLATPTWLSPLSKRKDDDHDEEEEYSPFHGIEKGAVLQEARVFHDPQLDARKCSQVITKLLYLLNQGETFTKVEATGVFFAVTKLFQSKDTVLRRMVYLMIKELSPSADEVIIVTSSLMKDMNSKTDMYRANAIRVLCRITDSTLLAQIERYLKQAIVDKNPVVSSAALVSAVHLLQTNPEIVKRWSNEVQEAVQSRAALVQFHALALLHQIRQNDRLAVTKLVTSLTKGSVRSPLAQCLLIRYTSQVIRESNANLQGERPFFDYLESCLRHKAEMVVFEAARAITELSGVTSRELTPAITVLQLFLSSSKPVLRFAAIRTLNKVANTHPLAVTNCNIDMESLISDQNRSIATLAITTLLKTGNESSVDRLMKQITNFMSDIADEFKIVVVEAIRSLCLKFPLKYRSLMNFLSNILREEGGFDYKKAIVDSIVILIRDIPEAKEIGLFHLCEFIEDCEFTYLSTQILHFLGNEGPKTSDPSRYIRYIYNRVILENATVRACAVSTLAKFGAMVDSLKPRIFVLLRRCLFDSDDEVRDRATLYLNTLGSDPATETDQEVKEFLFGPLDVPLINFETSLRNYVASDVPFDIFSVPKEIKSQPLAEKKAPGKKPTGLTTAPSAPTSVVDGYEKLLSSIPEFSGFGKLFKSSAPVELTEAETEYSVNAVKHIFDSHVIFQYNCTNTIAEQLLEMVTVFVDPSEAEEFSEVATKPLRSLPYASPGQTFVAFEKPEGVPATGKFSNLLKFVVKEVDPATGEAEEEGVEDEYQLEDLEIAAADYMLKVGVSNFKNAWDGMDPDNERIDEYGLGVKESLAETVKAVIDIVGMQPCEGTDVVPNNSRSHTCLLSGIFVGNVKVLVRVSFGIDGSKQVAMKLAVRSEDPEISEKIHEIVAEG; encoded by the exons ATGTATGGAGAAAGGCAAGATTCATCTTTGCCCCTA AGGCTCCGCGGCCTTTCTCATTTACATAAGACGCCCCATTCCATCGACCGATCGCCGGTTGTACTGTCCTCCCACTTCCCATCTCTTCCCTCTTCGTCGATCCCGTCGGATCTCGCAACACCGACATGGCTCAGCCCTTTGTCAAAAAGGAAGGATGATGACCACGATGAGGAAG AAGAATACTCACCCTTTCACGGAATTGAGAAAGGAGCTGTCCTGCAAGAGGCAAGAGTTTTCCACGATCCCCAACTCGATGCCAGAAAATGCTCTCAG GTTATTACTAAGCTATTGTATTTGCTTAATCAAGGAGAAACATTTACTAAG GTTGAGGCCACGGGAGTCTTTTTTGCCGTGACAAAACTATTTCAGTCTAAGGATACAGTGCTTAGGAGGATGGTCTATTTGATGATTAAGGAACTTTCACCGTCTGCAGATGAG GTTATTATTGTCACAAGCTCTTTGATGAAGGATATGAATAGTAAGACTGATATGTATAGAGCCAATGCTATCCGAGTCCTTTGTAGAATTACTGATAGCACTCTGCTTGCTCAAATTGAGAGATACTTAAAGCAAGCAATTGTTGACAAAAATCCTGTTGTTTCTAGTGCGGCCCTCGTTAGTGCAGTTCACTTGCTTCAG ACAAATCCAGAAATTGTAAAAAGATGGAGCAATGAGGTGCAAGAAGCTGTTCAGTCAAGAGCTGCTCTCGTGCAATTCCATGCCCTTGCTCTTCTACACCAG ATTAGACAAAATGATCGCCTTGCTGTTACCAAACTTGTCACTAGCTTGACTAAAGGATCAGTCCGTTCACCTTTGGCTCAGTGCCTTTTGATAAGATACACTAGCCAG GTAATTCGAGAATCAAATGCAAACTTACAAGGAGAGCGCCCATTTTTTGATTACCTTGAATCTTGTCTGCGACACAAAGCTGAAATGGTTGTCTTTGAGGCTGCAAGAGCAATAACAGAGTTGAGTGGTGTGACTAGTCGAGAGTTGACCCCTGCTATCACTGTATTGCAGTTGTTTTTGAGTTCATCAAAACCTGTTCTTAGATTTGCAGCTATTAGAACACTAAATAAG GTTGCTAATACTCATCCTCTAGCAGTTACAAATTGCAACATTGATATGGAGAGCCTAATTTCAGACCAAAACAGGAGCATTGCTACACTTGCAATAACTACACTTCTAAAAACTGGAAATGAATCAAGTGTAGATCGCCTGATGAAACAAATTACAAATTTCATGTCAGATATTGCAGATGAGTTCAAGATTGTTGTTGTGGAAGCTATAAGATCTTTGTGCTTGAAATTCCCCCTCAAATACCGTTCTTT GATGAATTTCTTAAGCAACATTCTTCGGGAAGAAGGGGGCTTTGACTACAAGAAAGCAATTGTTGATTCAATAGTCATCCTGATCAGAGATATACCTGAAGCAAAAGAAATTGGCTTGTTTCACCTATGTGAATTCATCGAGGACTGTGAATTTACGTACCTGTCGACCCAG ATTCTTCACTTTCTTGGGAACGAAGGCCCAAAGACATCAGACCCTAGTAGATATATTCGCTATATTTATAACCGTGTGATACTTGAAAATGCAACTGTCCGAGCTTGTGCTGTAAGCACCTTGGCAAAATTTGGTGCTATGGTAGACTCACTAAAG CCTCGTATATTTGTTCTGTTGAGACGTTGCCTATTTgatagtgatgatgag GTCAGGGACAGGGCTACACTTTATCTCAATACTCTAGGAAGTGACCCTGCCACTGAAACTGATCAGGAAGTAAAGGAATTCTTATTTGGTCCTCTAGATGTGCCACTCATCAACTTCGAAACAAGTTTGCGTAATTAT GTGGCATCAGACGTACCCTTTGATATTTTTTCTGTCCCCAAGGAGATCAAATCACAACCCCTTGCCGAGAAGAAGGCTCCTGGTAAAAAGCCAACTGGCTTAACCACTGCTCCAAGTGCTCCCACTTCCGTCGTTGATGGATATGAAAAACTCCTTTCGTCCATCCCTGAGTTTTCTGGATTTGGAAAACTTTTCAAG TCATCTGCACCTGTGGAGTTGACTGAAGCAGAGACTGAATATTCTGTTAACGCAGTGAAGCACATCTTTGATAGCCATGTCATATTCCAATACAACTGCACAAATACCATTGCCGAACAGTTACTCGAAATG GTTACTGTTTTTGTGGATCCATCTGAAGCAGAGGAATTTTCAGAAGTTGCAACAAAGCCCTTGCGGTCCTTACCATATGCTTCGCCAGGACAGACTTTTGTTGCTTTTGAAAAACCAGAAGGTGTTCCTGCTACTGGAAAGTTCTCAAACCTTCTGAAGTTTGTGGTTAAGGAG GTAGATCCAGCTACAGGGGAGGCAGAGGAAGAAGGCGTTGAAGATGAGTACCAGCTTGAGGATCTTGAAATTGCTGCAGCTGATTACATGCTGAAGGTGGGAGTCTCCAACTTCAAAAATGCTTGGGATGGCATGGACCCTGATAATGAGCGCATTGACGAGTATGGCCTAGGTGTGAAAGAGAGCTTGGCAGAAACTGTCAAGGCAGTCATAGATATTGTCGGCATGCAACCTTGTGAG GGAACTGATGTCGTTCCAAACAACTCCAGATCACACACATGTTTGCTGTCAGGTATTTTTGTTGGCAATGTGAAGGTGCTTGTAAGAGTTTCATTCGGCATTGATGGGTCCAAGCAGGTTGCGATGAAGCTAGCAGTTAGATCTGAAGATCCAGAGATCAGTGAAAAGATTCATGAAATTGTTGCGGAGGGTTGA